CTTTGTCCCTACATAGAACTTAATCTTTGGTTCAGTTCCTGAAGGACGTACTGCCACCCATGAACCATCAGCCAGCCAGTACTTAATCACGTTAGCTTTTGGCAAAGTCAACGCTGATTCAGCATGAGTTGCGACATCAATTTCAATCTGGGTGGCAAAGTCTTCAACTTTCACGACTGATACCCCACCAAAGTCGGCCGGTGTCTTCGCCCGGAACTTGGTCATTAACGCGGCAATCTTATCAGCTCCGTCCACACCAGCAAAGGTCAATGACTTGGTATTTTCAACGAAGTAACCATACTTCTCAAACAATTCTTGCACACCGTCATAGACGGTCTTGCCCAAAGACTTGTAATAAGCAGCGACTTCCGCCATCAAGACCGTTGCTTGGACGGAATCCTTGTCGCGGGCAAATGATTGGACCAAATAGCCATAAGACTCTTCAAAACCAAACAAGAAAGTGTGTTCATTGGTATCTTCATAGTGTTGAATCTGTTCAGCAATATACTTGAACCCAGTCAACACGTTCACCGTTTCGATGCCAAAATCTTTGGCGATCGTCGTCGCAAATTCAGATGACACGATTGACTTGACAATCGCACCATTGGTGGGCAAAGTGCCCGCATCTTGCTTGGCCGTCAAAATATAATTAACGAGCACGGCGCCAATTTGGTTACCTGTTAGCAAGGCATACTCACCAGATGGTTGCCGCACCGCCAAGCCCATCCGATCAGCATCTGGGTCAACCGCAATGACCACGTCGGCATCCTCAGCCTTCGCCAAAGCAATGCCCATTGATAAGGCTTCTGGATCCTCAGGATTTGGCAACTTAACAGTTGGGAAATCACCATTTGGCACAGCTTGTTCAGGAACCATGACAACTTGCTCAAAGCCGGCATTCTTCAATGCTTGGCCCGTAATCAAAGCCCCCGCCCCATGAAGTGGTGAGTACACCAACTTCATATCTTTACCAACGGTATCAATCAACGCTTGGTTGATTGAGATTTTCTTGACCTCAGCTAGGTAAGCATCATCAACTTCCTTACCAATAACAACCAATAACCCATCGGCTTGCAACGCTTCAACATCAGCAACTGCAACTGCAAACATATCGGCTTGCCGAATCGAGTCGGTGATAATATCTGATTCCTTTGGTGGCATTTGCCCACCATCTTCACCGTAAATCTTGTAACCATTGTACGCACTTGGATTATGCGAAGCGGTAATCATGATACCAGCATAGGCATTTAAATGACGAACAGTAAATGACAACTCTGGCGTTGGACGCAATGACTCAAAGACATAGGCCTTAATACCGTGTGCGCCCAAAACAGCGGCGGCTTCATACGCAAATTCTTGTGAAAAATGACGTGAATCGTACGAAATAGCAACCCCACGATCCTTTACCGCATCATCTAAGCCATCCATCAACCGGGCTAAGCCTTCAGTAGCTTGCCGGACTGTATAGATATTCATGCGGTTAATACCCGCCCCTAGAATCCCACGCATCCCCGCAGTACCAAAACTCAAAGGGGTATAGAACGCATCTTCTTTCTGCTTGTCATCAGTTAGTGATGCCAAGTTTTCTGCTAAATAGGCTGGCAAATCGGTACGATCAGCCCAAATTTGATAATTTTCTTGCCAAGTCATTATCTTACTCCTGCTTCATAAATAGATCATTGATTCATGTAATCGTTTAATACGTAATTAGTATACCACACCTTAAAATTCACTAAGATTTTGGTCCCATTTTTTTGTAAATAATTTTTTTACTAGACATAATGTTTGGTTGTGTTAATCTATTTTAGTTAACTATTTGTAACCACCTGTGTTGCTGATGGTTAAATAACCTATTAGATTAATCCGGAGAATTGATTAATGATTCGTTTAGCAAACCTAAATGATCTATCGCGTCTAGTAGATATCTACTATCAAAGTGTCGAAAAAGGCGGTATCACAGCTGATTGGGCAACACCTGATGTTCCTGTGGCTTATCTGAATAATTTAAGTACACATATTAATAATCCGCAATATCCTCTCTATGTCATTGAAGATGAGGCCAAAAATATCATCGGCTATTCTTACCTTGCCCCAACCCGGCAACGTGCCGGTTGGAAAAATACCGTTGAAATCACCTACTACTTTGATTTAAATCATGTTGGTCGTGGTTTAGGTTCAAAAATGCTGGCATTCATTATTGATGAAGCTACCCGGTTGGGTTATCGTAGTCTATTGGCCACGATTCATGCCAAAAACGAAGCCAGCGCGGCACTTTTGAAGAAATTCAAATTTGATCAATGGGGATTTTACCCCGAGGTAGTCTACAATGCCCACCTTGATCAATGGTTCGATATTGGTATTTTTGGGCGAAAATTAAATTAATAATCAAACAGCCAGTTTACGTCAGATGACGCAAACTGGCTGTTTTATAATTTTCGGCGCAGGTTACGCCAGAATTGCTTGATAATACGATCATCCGAGTAGCTCAACACATTTTTGGCATAAAGCTTTTCGCCAAACTTTGCTATCACGATGACAGCAAGCACCTCTAACGATAATGAGAGCCAAGCTTCCCATGGTTGTGCATATTCCACCGCAAACCGACTGGGCATCAAAGTAGGACTAATGAATGGGACAAAACTCAATCCCTTAAGAATAATATTCGTGGGTGCACTCGAAACAGCAAAACTCATAATATATCCCACCATAGCCAAGTAAATAACTGGTTGCGTCGCTTGTTGCACCTGGGATTGCTCATTGACCAGACTGGCAAATATAGTGGCAACAAACAGGTAGCCAACCACGCCAACAATAAACATTAAACTAGAAAAAATGAGAAATTGCATATCAATTCCCACCAAAATGGGTTTTATTTGCTTCACCACCGCATTGTCTTTGAAACCAATCAACATGCCAATAAACCCAATGATGTAAATCATTATTTGTGTTATTAAGAGACTGAAAATGCCGAGAATTTTACCATAATACTGGACGCGAGTTGAGGTGGTTGCCAACAATATTTCCATAATGCGACTGGATTTTTCATTGGCAATTTCTTGGGCAATCAAACCAACATAAACACTTAAAATAATGAAAATAAAGATGCCAATTGCACTCGCAATGACATAATTAGCCGTGTTTTTGAGTTTACCTCCTGTTGCCGCGCCCTTATTAGATTGTGCTTTTACTGTCAGCCGGGCTGGTGTCTGTAATCGGCTGATATCCGCAGCCGTTAGCTTTAATTGTTGCGCCGTTTTACCTAATTCAATCTGAGTCAGTGCACTTTGTATTTTGGTTTCATTAAACATCACCGCAGTATCAGCACTGGTGACTAATTGGTAGCCTTGGTTGGTCTGCCTCAAATAACCGTCAATTTTTGTTTGTTTCAATTGACGCTTGGCAGTATCTACGGTATCAACCGCTGAAAGTTTTGCTTTGATCAAATCAGCTTTTTTCAGAGTCTGATATAAAGTTGGTTGAGCAACAATGGCTAAGTTGGGTGTCTTATCGCTACCACCCGTCGATACAATCCAACCCACTAATAGGCCAATTAATGGCACAAACAATGGTGATAACACCAGTGCCCAAAAACCAAATGTTTTAACCCGCACCCGATATGTTTGCCGGGCGACCAATAAAATGTCGTGCGTCATAGGGTTGCCTCCTGACGAAAAATTTCATCAAGCGTTGGCGGAGCCTGCACAAATGCCTGTACATACCCCGATTGAGAGACACGGGTGAAAATAGTGCGACCGACTGCTTCGTCAGTGACAGTGATTAACCAACCAGCACCCTGTGGTTCAATCTTTAACACACCCTCAATATCGTTTAGATTCTCATTAGTTTCAACATAGATCTCTGTTTTACCAAAACTATCGCGAATTGTCTGTACGCCACCTTGTAGAATAGGCTTTCCTTGTTTTAACATCGTGAGATTATCCGAGAGTGCTTCCACCCCACTCATGTTGTGACTTGAAAAGATGATCGCTGCGCCCTTGCGTTTCAATTGCTTAATTTCACTCATCAAAACCTGCGTATTCACTGGGTCCAATCCTGTAAAAGGTTCATCTAATATTAAAAATTCTGGTTCGTGAATCAACGTCGCAATAAATTGAATTTTCTGGGCATTGCCCTTTGAAAGACTCTGTACTTTATCAGTGACTTTGCCAACTACCTCTAACCGTTGCATCCAATTCTGTAACTGCACCCGAACGTCTGCGCGTTTCATTCCATGTAATTCTGCAAAATAAAGAATTTGTTCCTCAACAGTCCACTTCTGATAAAGCCCTCGTTCCTCAGGCAAAAAACCAATGCGTTTTTGCATGGTCGGTCCAATTAATCGCCCATTCCAAGTTATTTGCCCACTATCTGGTTGAATAAAATCCAAGATCATCCGAAAGGTGGTTGTTTTCCCAGCACCATTTTGGCCAATCAAACCCATAATTTCGCCCGCTTTCACAGTCATGCTTAACTCGCTGACCGCTACTTTTGTACCAAATTTTTTGGATACTTGATTAATTTCCAACGTCATAAAATGCCTCGCCTTAATCCGAATCGTTTCGGTAATGTTGTGATTAGTTGCATTTGATATCCCCTATTTTAACATTTTACCTACCAAAAAATCGTCATTGTCTACCTAGACAATGACGATTCCGGTGATAAATTTATTTTGCAGCCTTCAAATCGGCTAAGCGCGCTTCAGTCGCAGCCAACTTAGTCTGCCAATCAGCTAACTTTTCACGTTCTTCAGCAACGACAGCTTCCGGTGCATTATTCACAAACTTAGCGTTTCCTAACTTACCTGCACCACGTTTAACTTCACCAGTAAACTTCTTCAATTCACCCTCAAGGCGGGCAATCTCTTCATCCAAATCAATCAGTTCTTCCAATGGCACGAAGATTTCTGCTCCTGAAATCACCGCTGACATTGATAGCTTGGGTGCTTCGATATCAGCCGCAATTTGCAACTCCTTTGGGTGTACAAAGCGATTGATGTAGTCAGCATTTTCTTCAAAGATACGCTTCAAATTAGCATCTTCAGTCTTTACCAAAACGTCAATTTTCGTTGACATCGGTGCATTCGCTTCATTACGAATCGTACGAATTGACGTAATTAATGCCACTAAGCTAGCGAAATCAGCCTCAGCCGTGTCATTAGTCAACTCAGCGTGTACCTCAGGATAGGCTGCATCGACCAAAGTCTCGCCCGCATGCACCGGCAATTCCAACCAGATCGCTTCAGTCACGAATGGCAAGATTGGGTGTAGCAGACGCAATGTTTGATCCAAGACATAGGCTAACACGTGTTGGACGGCATCCTTAGCTGCTTCGTTATCGCCATTCAAGGTTTCCTTGGTCATCTCGATGTACCAGTCAGCGAAATCATTCCAGATAAAGTTGTACAAAGCACGGTCGGCCTCACCAAATTCAAACTTTTCGAAATTCTTCGTTACCTTGGCAATCGTGTCATTCAAGCGTGACAAAATCCACTTGTCTGCCAAAGTCAAGGTGTCATAGGCTGGCAATTCTGCCTTCGTATCTTCATTCAGATTCATAATGACGTAACGTGACGCATTCCAGATCTTATTAATGAAGTTCCATGAAGCATCCATCTTGGCGTATGAGAAATTCAGGTCTTGCCCTGGCGTTGATCCATTCGTCAAAAACCAACGCAATGCGTCAGCGCCATACTTCTCAATGACATCCATTGGGTCGATACCATTACCTAGGGACTTTGACATCTTACGACCCTGCTCATCACGAATCAAACCATGAATCAAAACGTTATTAAATGGCCGGCGACCAGTAAATTCCTTTGACTGGAACATCATCCGGGCAACCCAGAAAAAGATAATGTCATAACCCGTGACCAACGTATTCGTTGGGAAATAACGCTTAAAGTCTGCTGAGTCTTCATCAGGCCAACCCATCGTTGAAAATGGCCAAAGAGCTGATGAGAACCACGTGTCCAAAACATCCGGATCTTGTTCCCAGTTTTCAATGTCTTCTGGCGCTTCTTCACCAACGTACATCGCCCCAGTTTGCTTGTTATACCATGCTGGGATTTGGTGACCCCACCATAATTGACGTGAGATAACCCAATCATGAATATCTTCCATCCATCGTGTGAAGGTTCCTTCAAAACGTGGTGGGTAG
This is a stretch of genomic DNA from Weissella soli. It encodes these proteins:
- a CDS encoding ABC transporter permease yields the protein MTHDILLVARQTYRVRVKTFGFWALVLSPLFVPLIGLLVGWIVSTGGSDKTPNLAIVAQPTLYQTLKKADLIKAKLSAVDTVDTAKRQLKQTKIDGYLRQTNQGYQLVTSADTAVMFNETKIQSALTQIELGKTAQQLKLTAADISRLQTPARLTVKAQSNKGAATGGKLKNTANYVIASAIGIFIFIILSVYVGLIAQEIANEKSSRIMEILLATTSTRVQYYGKILGIFSLLITQIMIYIIGFIGMLIGFKDNAVVKQIKPILVGIDMQFLIFSSLMFIVGVVGYLFVATIFASLVNEQSQVQQATQPVIYLAMVGYIMSFAVSSAPTNIILKGLSFVPFISPTLMPSRFAVEYAQPWEAWLSLSLEVLAVIVIAKFGEKLYAKNVLSYSDDRIIKQFWRNLRRKL
- a CDS encoding ABC transporter ATP-binding protein; its protein translation is MTLEINQVSKKFGTKVAVSELSMTVKAGEIMGLIGQNGAGKTTTFRMILDFIQPDSGQITWNGRLIGPTMQKRIGFLPEERGLYQKWTVEEQILYFAELHGMKRADVRVQLQNWMQRLEVVGKVTDKVQSLSKGNAQKIQFIATLIHEPEFLILDEPFTGLDPVNTQVLMSEIKQLKRKGAAIIFSSHNMSGVEALSDNLTMLKQGKPILQGGVQTIRDSFGKTEIYVETNENLNDIEGVLKIEPQGAGWLITVTDEAVGRTIFTRVSQSGYVQAFVQAPPTLDEIFRQEATL
- a CDS encoding phospho-sugar mutase, coding for MTWQENYQIWADRTDLPAYLAENLASLTDDKQKEDAFYTPLSFGTAGMRGILGAGINRMNIYTVRQATEGLARLMDGLDDAVKDRGVAISYDSRHFSQEFAYEAAAVLGAHGIKAYVFESLRPTPELSFTVRHLNAYAGIMITASHNPSAYNGYKIYGEDGGQMPPKESDIITDSIRQADMFAVAVADVEALQADGLLVVIGKEVDDAYLAEVKKISINQALIDTVGKDMKLVYSPLHGAGALITGQALKNAGFEQVVMVPEQAVPNGDFPTVKLPNPEDPEALSMGIALAKAEDADVVIAVDPDADRMGLAVRQPSGEYALLTGNQIGAVLVNYILTAKQDAGTLPTNGAIVKSIVSSEFATTIAKDFGIETVNVLTGFKYIAEQIQHYEDTNEHTFLFGFEESYGYLVQSFARDKDSVQATVLMAEVAAYYKSLGKTVYDGVQELFEKYGYFVENTKSLTFAGVDGADKIAALMTKFRAKTPADFGGVSVVKVEDFATQIEIDVATHAESALTLPKANVIKYWLADGSWVAVRPSGTEPKIKFYVGTKGATAQAADEELAAIKATIDTLIAD
- a CDS encoding GNAT family N-acetyltransferase — translated: MIRLANLNDLSRLVDIYYQSVEKGGITADWATPDVPVAYLNNLSTHINNPQYPLYVIEDEAKNIIGYSYLAPTRQRAGWKNTVEITYYFDLNHVGRGLGSKMLAFIIDEATRLGYRSLLATIHAKNEASAALLKKFKFDQWGFYPEVVYNAHLDQWFDIGIFGRKLN
- a CDS encoding valine--tRNA ligase → MREVDMPGKYDSASVEAGRYDKWVQEKRFKPSGNDKARPYSIVIPPPNVTGKLHLGHAWDTTLQDMLIRQKRMQGFDTLWLPGMDHAGIATQAKVEQRLAEQGLSRYDLGREKFIDQVWDWKNEYASTIKQQWGKLGLSLDYDRERFTLDEGLSTAVRKVFVTLYNKGLIYRGEYIINWDPKARTALSDIEVIHQDDEGAFYHVKYPFVDANDSYDGKNYIEIATTRPETMFGDVAVAVHPSDERYKDLVGKKVLVPLVGREIPIIADEYVDPEFGSGMVKITPAHDPNDFLVGNRHDLERINTMNDDASMNENAGKYNGMDRFEARKAIVADLEAAGWMLHIEPIVHSVGHSERTGVQVESRLSTQWFVKMKPLAEQALAMQASDDRVDFYPPRFEGTFTRWMEDIHDWVISRQLWWGHQIPAWYNKQTGAMYVGEEAPEDIENWEQDPDVLDTWFSSALWPFSTMGWPDEDSADFKRYFPTNTLVTGYDIIFFWVARMMFQSKEFTGRRPFNNVLIHGLIRDEQGRKMSKSLGNGIDPMDVIEKYGADALRWFLTNGSTPGQDLNFSYAKMDASWNFINKIWNASRYVIMNLNEDTKAELPAYDTLTLADKWILSRLNDTIAKVTKNFEKFEFGEADRALYNFIWNDFADWYIEMTKETLNGDNEAAKDAVQHVLAYVLDQTLRLLHPILPFVTEAIWLELPVHAGETLVDAAYPEVHAELTNDTAEADFASLVALITSIRTIRNEANAPMSTKIDVLVKTEDANLKRIFEENADYINRFVHPKELQIAADIEAPKLSMSAVISGAEIFVPLEELIDLDEEIARLEGELKKFTGEVKRGAGKLGNAKFVNNAPEAVVAEEREKLADWQTKLAATEARLADLKAAK